A single Elusimicrobiota bacterium DNA region contains:
- a CDS encoding response regulator, giving the protein MDEKELEFKKRLQATFKIEAEEHARAISAGIIELGKNLQPETLKKVVESVFREVHTLKGAARVMNLKDIESICQPLESVFSALKCQEITLSPELCGLFHKVADTIFQLVASAGAQRPGQYHLQDRELIKLLASISKGTAVNDNLAKSEITADRSSNDIPISETTTPSTINAVRIPVNKLDPLLVQAEEMLQIKMVLSQRLDELQEIKQTLISLKEKSVESQEHREIFLNRMQNQVIAVIAAFERDQRLFGRMVDEQLETMKQVLMLPVASLLEVFPKFVHDLANDQGKEAELIIRGTEIEIDKRILEGLKDPLIHIIRNCIDHGIEKTTARVRTDKPPRGTITIVFTPMEGRQVEILITDDGKGIDVEQVRAAAIKSGVITENKARELSFQDTLSLIFQSGVSTSPIITDISGRGLGLAIVRERIDKLGGTVSLETTPGAGTTFRFLLPLSLSTFKGVLVKVNEQMFIFPAVSVQRVMRVKKEEIKTVENRETIQAAGRVISAVRLGNVLQISPRKNTGVSVKATTIKYIPIIIVSSEGKYIAFIVDEIMEEHQILVKSLGRQLNSVNNIAGAAVLGNGRIVPVVNIQDLMKYAVVTAETDSVLQAAEESTLKTGKILVAEDSITSRTLLKNILEAAGYHVATAVDGADAFAQVRSGDFELVVSDVDMPRMNGFELTTGIRADKKINELPVVLVTALESREDRERGIDAGASAYIVKSSFDQSNLLEVIRRLI; this is encoded by the coding sequence ATGGATGAAAAAGAGTTAGAATTCAAGAAACGCCTGCAGGCAACCTTTAAGATAGAAGCGGAAGAGCATGCCCGCGCTATTTCCGCGGGTATTATTGAACTTGGAAAAAATCTGCAGCCGGAAACACTCAAAAAAGTGGTTGAAAGTGTATTCCGGGAAGTACATACACTAAAAGGCGCGGCACGGGTAATGAACTTGAAGGATATAGAGTCTATATGCCAACCGCTGGAAAGTGTTTTCTCCGCGCTGAAATGCCAGGAAATCACGCTTTCACCTGAATTGTGCGGGCTATTCCATAAGGTGGCAGATACTATTTTCCAGCTTGTTGCTTCTGCCGGAGCACAGCGGCCAGGCCAGTACCATTTGCAGGACAGAGAACTAATAAAACTGCTGGCAAGTATTTCAAAGGGAACGGCAGTAAATGATAATTTAGCAAAATCAGAAATCACTGCGGACCGAAGTTCAAATGATATTCCTATTAGTGAAACAACAACGCCTTCAACAATAAATGCCGTAAGAATACCAGTGAACAAGCTGGATCCGCTGCTGGTTCAGGCGGAAGAAATGCTCCAGATTAAAATGGTTCTAAGCCAGCGATTAGATGAATTGCAGGAGATAAAACAAACCCTTATTTCATTGAAAGAGAAATCTGTAGAATCACAGGAACACCGAGAAATATTTCTGAATAGGATGCAGAACCAGGTTATTGCCGTAATTGCGGCTTTTGAACGGGACCAACGCCTGTTTGGCCGTATGGTGGACGAGCAGCTTGAAACGATGAAACAGGTATTGATGCTTCCGGTCGCCTCTCTTCTGGAAGTTTTCCCGAAATTTGTCCATGACCTGGCAAATGACCAAGGAAAAGAGGCAGAACTGATTATTCGCGGTACGGAGATTGAAATTGACAAGCGTATATTGGAGGGACTTAAAGATCCATTAATACATATAATACGCAATTGCATTGATCATGGCATAGAAAAGACTACCGCACGTGTCCGAACGGACAAACCGCCAAGAGGAACAATAACGATTGTTTTTACTCCCATGGAAGGCAGGCAGGTGGAAATACTTATCACGGATGATGGCAAAGGAATTGATGTGGAACAAGTCCGGGCAGCAGCAATAAAGTCTGGTGTAATCACAGAGAATAAAGCCCGGGAACTGAGTTTTCAAGACACATTGTCGCTTATATTTCAGTCAGGCGTGTCAACAAGTCCTATTATAACGGATATCTCCGGGCGGGGTTTGGGCTTGGCGATTGTACGCGAAAGAATTGATAAACTCGGAGGAACAGTATCGTTGGAAACCACACCTGGCGCCGGTACGACATTTCGTTTCCTATTACCGTTATCACTATCTACATTCAAAGGTGTTCTTGTAAAGGTTAACGAGCAGATGTTTATTTTTCCTGCGGTTAGCGTCCAGCGTGTAATGAGGGTGAAAAAGGAAGAAATAAAGACCGTTGAAAACCGGGAGACGATACAGGCTGCTGGGCGGGTTATTTCTGCAGTCAGGTTAGGGAATGTATTGCAGATTTCACCGCGAAAGAATACTGGTGTATCCGTAAAAGCTACAACAATTAAGTATATTCCTATAATAATCGTTTCATCAGAAGGTAAGTATATCGCTTTTATAGTTGATGAAATAATGGAGGAACATCAAATCCTTGTTAAGAGCCTTGGTAGGCAATTAAACAGTGTCAATAATATAGCCGGCGCAGCTGTGCTGGGTAACGGCAGGATTGTACCGGTAGTTAATATTCAGGACTTGATGAAGTATGCTGTTGTGACAGCTGAAACCGATAGTGTCCTGCAAGCTGCCGAAGAAAGCACGCTTAAAACCGGGAAAATCCTAGTGGCAGAAGATTCTATTACCTCACGCACACTGCTCAAAAACATCTTGGAAGCAGCGGGTTATCATGTTGCGACTGCGGTCGACGGTGCGGATGCATTCGCGCAAGTGCGATCAGGCGATTTTGAACTGGTTGTTTCTGATGTGGATATGCCGCGGATGAATGGGTTTGAACTTACTACCGGGATTCGCGCTGACAAAAAAATCAACGAATTGCCTGTGGTACTGGTAACTGCGCTGGAGTCGCGAGAAGACCGTGAACGTGGCATAGACGCCGGAGCAAGCGCATACATAGTAAAGAGCAGTTTTGACCAGAGCAATCTGCTGGAAGTAATAAGAAGACTGATTTAA
- a CDS encoding adenylate/guanylate cyclase domain-containing protein, whose translation MKILVVDDEKQNRNLLYRILLPHGYDILLSDNGEDALNKIKAVPPDLILLDVMMPGKNGYEVCRILKSDKSTVFIPVVILTALNDRHAKIKGIEAGADDFLSKPIDIQELLTRVKSLLRIKTMHDEIESKNVLLNKILNQYVVTEVSNQMMENPDKYLKLGGEYCCATILFADICGFTNFSEQRNPMEIVELLNSIFSELTKIIFKYNGTFDKYIGDAIMAYYSVPGDTVSNAIRALNTAKEMQAVFLEMKRNKPEVMNSLGLAIGINTGEVVVGNIGSEKMMDYTVIGDPVNTAKKLQAEAVAGQILLTENTYNLVKNEVKVKGLPPVSMKGKTNPIKVYELLE comes from the coding sequence ATGAAGATACTTGTAGTAGACGACGAAAAACAAAATAGGAATCTGCTGTACCGCATACTGCTTCCGCATGGATATGACATATTGCTTTCCGATAACGGGGAAGATGCTCTGAATAAAATCAAAGCTGTTCCTCCCGACCTTATTTTGCTGGATGTAATGATGCCCGGTAAAAACGGTTATGAAGTTTGCAGGATACTGAAAAGCGACAAGAGCACCGTTTTTATACCGGTTGTAATATTAACTGCTTTGAATGACCGTCATGCTAAAATCAAGGGGATAGAAGCCGGAGCGGATGATTTCCTGAGTAAACCGATAGATATCCAGGAGCTTTTGACACGCGTCAAATCATTATTGCGGATTAAAACGATGCATGACGAAATTGAAAGCAAGAATGTGCTGCTCAATAAGATACTGAACCAGTATGTCGTAACGGAAGTTTCAAATCAAATGATGGAAAACCCGGATAAATACCTTAAGCTTGGCGGGGAATACTGTTGTGCTACCATACTTTTCGCGGATATCTGCGGATTTACAAATTTTTCGGAGCAGCGCAACCCCATGGAAATAGTTGAACTACTCAACAGCATATTTTCAGAGTTAACCAAGATAATATTCAAATATAACGGTACTTTTGATAAATACATAGGTGATGCTATAATGGCATATTATTCAGTTCCCGGGGATACTGTATCGAATGCAATCCGTGCTTTGAACACGGCCAAAGAGATGCAAGCCGTTTTCCTGGAAATGAAACGCAATAAACCTGAAGTCATGAATTCTCTGGGGTTGGCCATAGGGATAAATACCGGCGAAGTTGTTGTGGGCAACATAGGTTCTGAGAAAATGATGGATTATACCGTCATAGGTGATCCTGTCAATACTGCGAAAAAGTTGCAGGCAGAGGCCGTGGCAGGCCAGATTTTGTTGACTGAAAACACGTATAACCTGGTGAAAAATGAAGTTAAAGTAAAAGGGTTGCCGCCTGTTTCAATGAAAGGGAAAACAAATCCTATCAAAGTATATGAATTGCTGGAGTGA
- the cheB gene encoding chemotaxis-specific protein-glutamate methyltransferase CheB: MIKVLIVEDSVVVQEFLEHILSSDPSIQVVGIANNGEEAIELVRQEKPDVITMDIHMPKMDGFETTKLIMETMPTPIVIISVISRIKESSYTFRLLEAGALAVVLRPPAFDNPMHKTAVDELIQTVKLMSEVKVVRRIRSAVSIGRKADVTKMPEVGETIQLIAIGASTGGPQVLQKILSRLPRDLSVPVLIVQHIAAGFVEGFVDWLGGSILLPLHIPVQGEKAMPGHCYIAPDNCHMGVGRDMRIVLDNNKPKNGQQPSVAFLFHSVAEVLGPHAVGVLLTGMGRDGAIELKEMKDKGAVTLVQNEESSIIFGMPGEAIKLDAATYILSPEEIADSLAALVKKNNGRFL; this comes from the coding sequence ATGATAAAGGTTTTGATAGTTGAAGATTCGGTTGTAGTGCAGGAATTTCTGGAACACATTCTTTCTTCAGACCCGTCAATCCAGGTGGTAGGCATTGCCAATAACGGCGAAGAAGCTATTGAACTTGTCAGGCAAGAGAAACCTGATGTTATAACAATGGACATACATATGCCGAAAATGGACGGTTTTGAAACAACCAAACTGATAATGGAAACTATGCCAACTCCTATAGTCATTATTAGCGTGATAAGCAGGATTAAAGAATCTTCTTACACTTTCAGGCTGCTTGAAGCCGGCGCTCTGGCTGTAGTGCTTCGTCCGCCAGCTTTTGATAATCCTATGCATAAGACAGCGGTTGATGAATTGATTCAGACGGTCAAGCTTATGTCCGAAGTAAAGGTTGTACGACGGATACGAAGTGCAGTGAGTATAGGCAGGAAAGCAGATGTAACAAAAATGCCTGAGGTGGGGGAAACGATACAGCTCATTGCCATTGGAGCTTCTACCGGCGGGCCCCAGGTATTGCAGAAGATACTTTCAAGATTACCCCGGGACTTGTCTGTCCCGGTACTCATAGTCCAGCACATCGCGGCAGGATTTGTCGAAGGTTTTGTCGATTGGCTGGGTGGTTCCATTCTTCTTCCGCTGCACATTCCCGTTCAGGGAGAGAAAGCTATGCCAGGGCACTGTTATATTGCTCCGGATAATTGTCACATGGGAGTGGGGCGTGACATGAGAATCGTGCTCGACAACAATAAACCAAAGAACGGCCAGCAACCCTCGGTTGCTTTTCTATTTCATTCAGTTGCTGAGGTATTGGGCCCTCATGCGGTGGGAGTTCTGCTGACCGGTATGGGTAGAGATGGCGCTATAGAATTGAAAGAAATGAAAGATAAAGGCGCTGTGACTTTAGTTCAAAATGAAGAAAGCTCTATTATTTTTGGTATGCCGGGTGAAGCAATAAAACTGGATGCGGCGACATATATTCTTTCGCCCGAAGAGATTGCCGACAGTTTAGCTGCGTTAGTGAAAAAAAACAACGGGAGGTTTTTATGA
- a CDS encoding response regulator produces MNKATILIVEDSLTQAEQLKHILEQHSYTVEMANGGKQALVILSKQKLDLVITDIVMPEMQGYELCKHIKSDKNKRDIPVILLTSLTSTEDVLHGLACGADSFITKPYSEDYLISRIESILEDKILSKNLHQKLSVEIMLDGKKCLIDTEYHQILNLLISSYEAAVSKNTELVQAQDGLKLMNDQLEKLVQERTASLSAEIIQRKEVEKVLKKSVKEWQDTFDSTKDIITLISTEHRFIKVNKAMCKSLGKTQEEVVGKKCYEIVHGTDSPIKACPCIATLNIGSKGEAEIEEHGRKYLVTASPVFDDKNKLSSFVHIIKDITEHNRMEEEKDKLQNQLLQSQKMESIGTLAGGIAHDFNNLLTAIKGYADLSKASIDRENPLYNDLNEITLAADRATILTRQMLLFSRNQPMNLINLSLNRVIENMSKMLERIIGEDIEIQTILQSDSWNTLVDESRIEQIIMNLSVNARDAMPMGGILAVKTENVTLTEEHAKDIFDAYPGRFIRLSIQDNGAGMSNEVVQRIFEPFFTTKGIGKGTGLGLSVVYGIVKQHNGWINVYSEPSKGTIFKIYLPASSDSEIKEISEKKEVKYHGLKGRGERILVVEDEEGIRKIVDRALSSNGYIVFSARTVKEALEVYKTEKGDFNLVLSDVVLPDRTGLELIAQLLLDNPKIQVIFSSGYLDDKSQWEMIQEKEYKFLQKPFELNELLVAVKEVLGK; encoded by the coding sequence ATGAACAAAGCAACTATACTCATTGTGGAGGACAGCCTGACACAAGCTGAACAGTTGAAGCATATACTGGAACAGCATTCCTATACCGTCGAGATGGCTAATGGCGGCAAACAGGCGCTTGTTATTCTTAGTAAACAAAAACTAGATCTCGTCATAACCGATATTGTGATGCCTGAAATGCAGGGATATGAACTCTGCAAGCACATCAAATCGGATAAGAACAAAAGAGATATTCCAGTGATCCTGCTGACCTCACTTACCAGTACGGAAGATGTGTTACACGGGTTGGCTTGCGGGGCAGACAGTTTCATCACAAAACCCTATAGCGAGGATTATCTCATTTCACGAATAGAGAGCATCTTGGAAGATAAAATCCTAAGCAAAAACCTTCACCAGAAATTATCTGTTGAGATAATGCTTGACGGAAAAAAATGTTTAATTGACACAGAGTACCACCAGATATTAAACCTGCTTATTTCATCGTATGAAGCAGCTGTCAGCAAAAATACCGAACTTGTACAGGCACAGGATGGTTTGAAATTGATGAACGACCAGCTGGAAAAACTTGTTCAAGAAAGAACGGCGAGTCTTTCTGCAGAAATCATTCAACGCAAGGAAGTGGAGAAAGTACTGAAAAAATCAGTCAAAGAATGGCAGGACACATTTGATTCGACAAAGGATATTATTACATTAATATCTACAGAGCACAGATTTATAAAAGTAAATAAGGCAATGTGTAAATCTTTAGGCAAAACACAAGAAGAGGTTGTTGGTAAAAAGTGTTATGAAATTGTCCATGGAACAGATAGTCCGATTAAAGCATGTCCGTGTATAGCTACATTAAATATAGGTTCAAAAGGTGAAGCTGAGATTGAGGAACATGGAAGGAAGTATCTGGTGACAGCGTCTCCAGTGTTTGATGATAAAAACAAACTATCGTCATTTGTGCATATAATTAAAGACATTACCGAGCACAACCGGATGGAAGAAGAAAAAGATAAACTGCAAAATCAACTTTTACAGTCGCAGAAAATGGAATCTATCGGTACGCTTGCAGGCGGTATTGCCCACGACTTTAATAATCTGTTGACTGCAATCAAGGGATATGCTGATTTGTCAAAGGCAAGCATAGACAGAGAGAATCCCCTGTATAATGATTTAAATGAAATAACCCTTGCTGCTGACAGGGCGACAATCCTCACACGACAGATGCTCCTTTTCAGTAGAAACCAACCAATGAACCTCATAAACCTGAGTTTAAACAGGGTTATAGAAAATATGTCAAAAATGCTGGAACGTATTATTGGTGAGGATATTGAAATACAAACAATTTTACAATCTGATTCATGGAATACTTTGGTAGATGAATCAAGAATTGAACAGATAATAATGAATCTTTCGGTAAATGCCCGGGATGCAATGCCTATGGGGGGAATTCTGGCCGTAAAAACGGAGAATGTTACGTTAACTGAAGAACATGCTAAAGATATTTTTGATGCATATCCCGGCAGATTTATTAGATTATCAATACAGGATAATGGAGCGGGAATGAGCAATGAAGTTGTACAACGAATATTTGAACCGTTTTTCACTACAAAGGGGATTGGGAAAGGCACCGGACTCGGTTTATCTGTAGTCTATGGTATTGTCAAACAGCATAATGGATGGATAAACGTTTACAGCGAACCCAGCAAAGGAACCATATTTAAAATATATCTGCCTGCTTCTTCAGATTCAGAAATAAAAGAAATATCGGAAAAAAAAGAAGTTAAATATCATGGTTTAAAAGGGCGTGGAGAAAGGATTTTAGTTGTTGAAGACGAAGAAGGAATAAGAAAAATAGTTGATAGGGCGCTTTCATCGAATGGCTATATTGTATTTTCAGCAAGAACTGTGAAAGAAGCGCTTGAAGTATATAAAACGGAAAAAGGGGATTTTAACCTGGTCCTCAGCGATGTGGTCCTGCCGGATAGAACAGGCCTGGAATTAATAGCCCAACTACTTTTAGATAACCCCAAAATACAAGTTATTTTTTCCAGCGGGTATCTTGACGACAAATCCCAGTGGGAGATGATACAAGAAAAAGAATATAAATTCCTGCAGAAACCGTTTGAGTTAAATGAATTGCTCGTTGCTGTTAAAGAAGTTTTGGGTAAATAA
- a CDS encoding alpha-L-fucosidase, with amino-acid sequence MSMKNKAPIEKLKTWQFNRFGMFIHWGLYSLPARHEWVKSRECITTEKYQRYFNEFNPDLYNPDEWASCAKNAGMKYVVLTAKHHEGFCLFDSKLTDYKSTNTPYGKDLLKPFVKAFRSAGIRVGLYYSLLDWHHPDYTLDHYHPMRNNPGFIKHNPSLDFSNYTKYLHGQVREILSNYGEIDMVFYDFTPLDPKTGKPEKGRDFWKSEELVSLTRKLQPGILINDRLDLLDTSWGWDFRTPEQLMLPGPLKNKNGKLIPWETCQTFSGSWGYHRDEDSWKSVPQLVRLLIDTVSKNGNLLLNIGPTARGEFDSRAKERLSGLGDWMKQHSRAIYGCTCAPVKASAPQDSRLTYNPDTKRLYIHIFSWPPSGEIVLRGVSIEKIMYAQLLNDASEIKFHKFKYWRENDKFVESSNSEAVTFRVPIKKPEVEVPVIELVLK; translated from the coding sequence ATGTCTATGAAAAATAAAGCGCCTATTGAAAAACTTAAAACCTGGCAGTTTAACCGTTTTGGTATGTTTATCCACTGGGGGTTATACTCCTTACCTGCACGGCATGAATGGGTAAAATCGCGGGAGTGTATCACCACTGAAAAGTATCAGCGGTACTTTAACGAGTTCAACCCTGATCTCTACAACCCGGATGAATGGGCATCCTGCGCAAAGAATGCTGGGATGAAGTACGTGGTGCTTACTGCAAAACATCATGAAGGGTTTTGTTTGTTTGATTCAAAACTTACGGATTACAAGTCTACCAACACGCCTTATGGTAAAGATTTGCTTAAACCGTTTGTCAAAGCGTTTCGTTCTGCTGGGATAAGAGTTGGGTTGTATTATTCCCTGCTTGACTGGCATCATCCGGATTATACGCTTGATCATTACCATCCTATGCGTAATAACCCTGGCTTTATCAAACATAACCCGTCACTGGATTTTTCAAACTACACAAAGTATCTCCACGGGCAGGTCCGCGAAATTCTTTCAAACTACGGTGAGATTGATATGGTATTCTATGACTTCACACCTTTGGATCCTAAGACAGGGAAGCCAGAGAAAGGAAGGGATTTCTGGAAGTCAGAAGAACTTGTGAGCCTTACCCGCAAACTGCAACCCGGGATTTTGATTAATGACAGGCTTGATTTACTTGATACTTCCTGGGGTTGGGATTTCCGTACACCTGAACAACTTATGCTGCCGGGACCGTTAAAAAACAAGAATGGTAAACTTATCCCGTGGGAAACATGCCAGACATTCTCAGGGTCATGGGGTTACCACCGGGATGAAGATTCCTGGAAAAGTGTACCTCAGCTTGTGAGGTTGTTGATTGATACTGTAAGCAAAAACGGTAATCTATTGCTTAACATCGGGCCAACGGCACGGGGTGAGTTTGATTCACGTGCGAAAGAACGGCTTTCCGGGCTGGGGGACTGGATGAAACAGCATAGCCGCGCTATATATGGTTGTACTTGTGCACCGGTAAAGGCTTCGGCTCCTCAGGATTCTAGGTTAACGTATAATCCTGATACTAAAAGGTTGTATATCCACATATTCTCGTGGCCGCCTTCCGGGGAGATTGTTCTCCGCGGGGTTAGTATTGAAAAAATTATGTATGCGCAATTGCTTAATGATGCGTCAGAAATTAAGTTCCATAAGTTTAAGTACTGGCGGGAGAATGATAAGTTTGTTGAATCCAGTAATAGTGAGGCAGTAACGTTCCGTGTGCCCATTAAGAAACCCGAAGTTGAAGTTCCGGTGATTGAATTGGTATTGAAATAA
- a CDS encoding glucuronate isomerase, protein MAQPKQKKRSKNRNTLWMLGNPTSKIIYNEIKDLPVYDMHTHVNLKLVLDNNIPPDPWTALCAGDHYVSSIIESLGTMGRMKFYDNSTAPYDKWTAYAAVFPKLAGVQVHDWMRLMLQGLGVEEEFNLSTAKSIWSVLNKKIQSETYRPVEIFKRTNIEFMSTTDSPVDNLEQISRAEKFFPKHYWRPAWRPDGIFNIIPASLQPRAWMDNIELLEKVSGKSIKGSLNALKNVLSGRHDFFSENGCRASDYGMKVPYGHEVSGRRAEDVFIKACKNEPVTKEENADFQAYMLRYSMEMDYEKGWVSQIHYGPLRNMREVAKQCGGVDSGCDTVGGCPDVADALRPLLNYFDTSDGRHHKICIYTLDKSDWMKIAGLSRIYPSVYAGMSWWYYDSVSGMLEYFRTVPDAGAGLCKVGPFVTDARNIYSLIPRTEVYRRCLSTVLGEFVEFRGNSVKSVLDLARYLCGEHVKGLLGL, encoded by the coding sequence ATGGCTCAACCTAAACAAAAAAAACGTAGTAAAAACCGTAATACTTTATGGATGCTGGGTAATCCTACATCTAAGATTATCTATAATGAAATAAAAGATTTGCCGGTGTATGATATGCATACCCATGTGAATTTAAAGTTGGTACTCGATAATAATATACCCCCGGATCCGTGGACAGCGTTATGCGCAGGGGATCATTATGTATCGTCAATTATAGAATCTCTGGGTACAATGGGTAGGATGAAGTTTTATGATAATAGTACTGCGCCATATGATAAATGGACTGCCTATGCTGCGGTATTCCCTAAACTTGCCGGGGTACAGGTACATGACTGGATGAGGTTGATGCTACAGGGCCTAGGGGTGGAGGAAGAGTTTAATCTATCTACCGCAAAAAGTATTTGGTCGGTGCTAAACAAAAAAATTCAGTCCGAAACGTACCGCCCGGTTGAAATATTTAAACGCACAAATATTGAGTTTATGAGTACCACAGACAGTCCAGTGGATAACCTTGAGCAAATATCCCGGGCTGAAAAGTTTTTCCCTAAACACTACTGGCGGCCCGCATGGCGGCCGGATGGAATATTTAATATTATCCCCGCATCGTTACAACCCCGTGCATGGATGGATAATATTGAACTCCTGGAGAAAGTTTCCGGTAAAAGTATTAAGGGTAGCCTTAATGCATTGAAGAACGTGCTGTCTGGCCGTCACGACTTTTTTTCTGAGAACGGGTGCCGTGCAAGTGATTACGGGATGAAAGTTCCGTATGGCCATGAGGTAAGTGGCCGCCGTGCAGAGGATGTGTTTATCAAAGCGTGTAAAAACGAACCTGTAACCAAAGAGGAGAACGCGGACTTCCAGGCGTATATGCTGAGATACTCAATGGAGATGGACTACGAAAAAGGGTGGGTGTCACAGATACATTACGGGCCGTTGCGTAACATGCGCGAGGTTGCAAAACAATGCGGCGGGGTGGATTCAGGCTGTGATACCGTAGGAGGGTGTCCTGATGTTGCGGATGCGTTACGGCCGTTACTGAATTATTTTGATACTTCTGACGGAAGGCATCATAAGATTTGTATTTATACCCTGGATAAAAGTGATTGGATGAAAATCGCGGGCCTTTCACGTATATACCCAAGCGTATACGCCGGGATGTCATGGTGGTATTACGATTCGGTATCCGGTATGCTTGAATATTTCCGGACAGTACCCGATGCAGGAGCAGGGTTGTGTAAGGTCGGGCCGTTTGTTACTGATGCAAGAAATATTTATTCGCTTATCCCGCGGACAGAAGTTTACCGCCGGTGTCTTTCCACCGTCCTTGGTGAGTTTGTGGAGTTCCGCGGGAATTCTGTGAAGTCAGTACTTGACCTTGCGCGCTACTTGTGCGGTGAACACGTAAAAGGATTGTTGGGACTATGA